The following proteins are co-located in the Dromiciops gliroides isolate mDroGli1 chromosome 2, mDroGli1.pri, whole genome shotgun sequence genome:
- the EFCAB9 gene encoding LOW QUALITY PROTEIN: EF-hand calcium-binding domain-containing protein 9 (The sequence of the model RefSeq protein was modified relative to this genomic sequence to represent the inferred CDS: inserted 3 bases in 3 codons; deleted 2 bases in 2 codons), which yields QGSFLWYLYLDKIYCLLSVRNVKVLSEYFXVLDVHKKHTLNDVVMWSFYHFLHPVTDLNKNQIMIVYDMLDWGATGEIGLLMSLHARLCLLSHENHLEEQFIYRHSRPVFELLDREGSLRVRLSQFEAFRFLFNXQEQEMKQLFKNXDVTGDERLNYKEFKLFTIFCLDKHQERQKSERNKNLLLKQKSLFEKWMRATQIKK from the exons CAAGGATCATTTCTATGGTACCTCTACTTAGATAAAATATACTGTTTACTCTCAGTAAGAAATGTCAAAGTACTGTCTGAATATT ACGTCCTTGATGTGCACAAGAAGCACACTCTGAATG ATGTGGTG atgtggtctttctatcattttcttcatcCTGTGACTGACTTGAACAAGAACCAAATT ATGATAGTGTATGACATGCTGGATTGGGGTGCCACAGGAGAGATTGGGCTTTTGATGAGTTTACATGCTCGTTTGTGTCTATTGTCACACGAG AATCACTTGGAAGAGCAGTTTATCTATCGCCATTCCCGGCCTGTGTTTGAGCTGCTTGACAGAGAAGGGAGC CTCAGGGTTAGGCTAAGCCAGTTTGAAGCCTTTCGATTCCTCTTCA TTCAGGAACAGGAAATGAAACAGCTCTTTAAGA TTGATGTTACAGGTGATGAG CGTCTTAATTACAAGGAGTTCAAGTTGTTTACTATATTCTGCCTTGACAAACATCAGGAAAGGCAGAAatcagagagaaataaaaatctgCTCCTGAAACAGAAAAGTCTCTTTGAAAAGTGGATGAGAGCAACACAGATTAAGAAATGA